tcaagtaattatctttttgttttccgatgatttggttgggtctaattgtgttgctgttctggggctctgtgggttctgtttgtgtttgtgaagagagccccaggaccagcttgcttaggggactcttctccagtttcatctctctgtaggtgatggctttgttatggaaagtttgggaatcgcttccttttaggtggttgtagaatttaaggtctcttttctggattttgataattagtgggtatcagcctaattctgctctgcatgcattatttagtgttttacgttgtacacagaggatattttttcaatttggtgtttgtcccattttgtgaattcttggttggtgagcggaccccagacctcacaaccataaagggcaatgggttctataactgattcaagtatttttatccagatcctaattggtatgtcgaattttatgttccttttgatggcatagaaggcccttcttgccttgtctctcagcttgttcacagctttgtggaagttacctgtggcgctgatgtttaggccgaggtatgtatagtttttttgtgtgcccTAGGTGaatgtgtctagatggaatttctatttgtggtcctggcaactggaccttttttggaacaccattatttttgtcttactgagatttactgtcagggcccaggtctgacagaatctgtgcagaagatctaggtgctgctgtaggccatcCTTGGTtagtgacagaagcaccagatcatcagcaaacagtagacatttgacttcagattctagtagggtaaggccgggtgctgcagactgttctagtgcccttgccaatttgttgatatacagctctggaaaaaattaagagaccactgcaaaataatcagtttctctggttttactatttataggtttgtgtttgggtaaaataaattgttttgttttattctataaactcctgacaacatttctcccaaattccaattaaaaatattgtcatttagaacatttatttgcagaaaatgacaactggttAAAATAAGaaaaaagatgcagtgttgttagacctcgaataatgcaaagaaaataagttcatattcattttcaagcaacacaatactaatgttttaacttaggaagagttcagaaatcaatatttggtggaataaccctgattttcaatcacagctttcagTTTATAGAATATAGAATAAAGCAAAAATgttcattttacccaaacacatacctataaatagtaaaaccagagaaactgattattttgcagtggtctcttaatttttttccagagctgtatatGTTAAAGAGGGTTggccttaagctgcatccctgtctcgcCCCACgcccctgtggaaagaaatgtgtgttttttgccaattttaaccgcacacttgttgtttgtgtacatggattttatgtttttcccccaacaccactttccatcaatttgtatagcagaccctcatgctaaAAGGTCAAAGgcattttttaaatcaacaaagcatgagaagactttggctttgttttggtttgtttctttgtcaattagggtgtgcagggtgaacacgtggtctgtcgtatggtaatttggtaaaaagccaatttgacatttgctcagtacattggaaatgtacgagtctgctgttaatgataatgcagaggattttcccaaggttgctgttgacgcatatcccacggtaattattggggtcaaatttgtctccacttttgtggattggggtgatcagcacttggttccaaatattggagaggatgccagagctaaggatgatgttaaagagtttaagtatagccaattggaatttgttgtctgtatattttatcatttcattgaggataccatcaacaccacaggcctttttgggttggagggtttgtacttctctctctctctctagctctttctctctcgctctcactttcactttcactctcactctcacacacacattttaaaggCATTCCATTGGTTGATGCtgtttctctctggtctctaAAAGGTTCAACAGTATCAGCAGGATCCCAGACAGCTCATTGGCTGGTCTGAGGAGGCTGGCGCTGCTGATGCTTCATGGGAATGACATCCATGAGATTCCTGACGGAGCTTTCCAAGATCTGTCCTCTCTTCAggtactgagaggagaggggtcaaATTAGCTAATAATTGGAAGCAAATGTCAATTGTTCTATTGCGCTTAGACACTGTTATTGTATTGTGTATTTGTGTTCATTTGACTCACATTGATGTGTATGTATTGTTGTTTATAGCTGGAGGAGTTTATACCATGTATTTTCAATTATCCTTCATTCAatgatccatccatccatccctctcccccccaGGTCCTGAAGCTGAGCTATAACAAGCTGAGGGAGATCTCAGCAAAGAGCTTCTCAGgcctgtcctctctacagcgcCTCCACCTGGATCACAACTGGCTGCAGTCCCTCCACCCCCAGGCCCTGCTCCGCCTCCCCAACCTCAGACTGATCCGGCTGCAGGGGAACCGGCTCCACCAGCTGCATCCCCAGGCCTTCTGCACTCTGTCCCTACTGCAGACATTCTGCTACTCCACCCTCAGGTGGGTTTTCTACAGTCTTAATTTATTCATTTATTCACTCTTAGTCATAGGTCACAcctaaaaagtagtgcactacttagggaatagggtgtcatttgtgattggactatccccctcctctccccaggcaTCTGGACGTGTCCAACAACAGTCTGACTAACCTGCCCAGAGACATACTGAGGACCGCCCCTCTTCTGGAGTCCCTAGCTCTGCAGGCCAACCCCTGGACCTGCGACTGCAGCATGGCTTGGCTGCAGGCCTGGAGCATCTCTCACCTAGGTGACAATCACACAACACTAACCCCTAGTCCTTACACTAGTCTCAAAATCACTGGAACTGGGATGCTTATTTGGGTGAGGAAATACtgattcttctcttctctctcagggTTGTTGAAATGTCCGGGGCCACAGTGCCTGGTCTGTGCCTCACCCAATCACCTGAAGGGACGTGGTCTTTTGCAGCAGAAAGACTTATCCTGCACCTCGCCTGTAATTGCCACCAATTCCAGAGCCTCATCTCAGGAGGATGGCGAAATTCAGTCAATAGAAACTTTTAGGGAGGCTTTAGGTCACGCCTTCTTGGGGATGTCCGACCAACAGGGGAATGCCGTTGATCTGAAGTGTAACATCACACACTCCTCACAGACTCCTGACATTACCCCACCACAACTTTCCTCCTCcttcacccccctctccctctctctttccctttccctggtCTGTGGGGTGGATGGGCACAGCTATGAGAGGCTGTGGAGGCTGatggcctactacagtgagacaccTGCCAGGCTTCAGAGAGAAATCATGTTGAGTAAAGCCCCAACACTTGCCTACAGGTATGAAATTACAgaaacacagacaacacattcCTCTGTTATTATCCtacaattttgttttaacccCAACACATTAATTTCATGTCCTTCaggtacagacagagagcagagagagagggctactACCATACAGGGGTCAGAGCCAGTGTCCAAGCCCAGCCTGCCTGGTTACTGCAGCCCCATGTCAGTCTCCAGTTCAACAGAGCTCAGTCCAGCACCCACAGGGTTAAACTGACCCTGTCCACCCTGGTGTCTGCCCCCCCAGACCCCCCATCCCCACACCCCTGGGTCCTCATCCAGACCAACCACACCCACACAGCTTTTACAGCAGCCACAGACAGCCAGGTCcacctgccctgtcctgtccttagCTCTGCTGCAGACCTAAGCTCTGGAGACCCCAGGCTCCAATGGGTGTTTCCAGATGGTTCAACAGTCTCCTTCCCCTACCACAGCTCAGATGGTAGGGTACGGGTGTCTGGCCAAGGGCTGATCCTGCAGAGAGTGGATCACTCTGATGCTGGACTGTACTACTGCGTGGCGCGGGCGGGGGGAAATGTTGATGTTCTCCCCCTCCGTCTGGTGGTAGTAGAATCATCCAACCCTCCCCCAGGGGAGGAGCTAGGCCCTGCTGTGACTGGATTGGTTGGAGACCCTGTCAGTCTACCGTGTGAGGCCTCTGGTTCACCGAGGGTTGAGGTGAACTGGGTTCTTCCTGACGGGGGAGTGGTAGGGAGTAGGAACAAGGGGAGAAGAACGGGGGAGGCAGGGGTGACTGTTTTAGCCAATGGTACCCTGTCTCTCCCCTTCCCTGGGCAGAGAGACGCAGGACTATACCGTTGTGTAGCGGTGAACCAGCACGGTGCTGACTCTCACTCCACCAGACTGATTCTAACCCCACGTCCTTCTGACACCTCATCACGCATGAGATATCCCATGAGGCCACAGTCTTTGGTGGGGTTGTCCAACAGGGTACCAGCCCCTCTAGGGGTCAAGGAGGTTGAAGAGGGGGTGTCAGGAAATGACAAGGGGGGGGAGGAGAACATACTGTCCACCAGGGCAGGTAACACCAGGAGGAGAGGTCTTAGACCTAAACCTCCCCTGACACGGCGCCCCCCCATCAGATCCCACATGGTGAGGGTGGAGGGAGGCGGACCCCCTCAGAGGGGCAGGAGGCCCCTGAGGAGAGGCTTCCCTGTGGAGCAGAAGAGGAACAGGCTGGAGGGCCGCCGGAGGTTTAACCTGGCCAAACACAAGATTGACCCTCAGAAATGGGCCGAGCTGCTGGCTAAGATACGTGAAAGGACTGCCCCTAAAATCACAGACTCCCTATATATATCAACCCCAACTAGAACACGTACTACCACCTCAGCCCCCCCAACTAGAGCAAAGACAACCACCTCAACCCCAACTGAAGCAAAGGAAACCACCTCAACCCCAACTGAAGCAAAGACATCCACCTCAACCCCAACTGAAGCAAAGACAACCACCTCAACCCCAACTGAAGCAAAGACAACCACCTCAACCCCAACTGAAGCAAAGACAACCACCTCAACCCCAACTGAAGCAAAGACAACCACCTCAACCCCAACTGAAGCAAAGACAACCACCTCAACCCCAACTGAAGCAAAGACAACCACCTCAACCCCAACTGAAGCAAAGACAACCACCTCAACCCCAACTGAAGCAAAGACAACCACCTCAACCCCAACTGAAGCAAAGACAACCAGAATAAAGCCAGGCAGCACACAACCAAAGACCACACAACCAAACATCACACTACCAAACACCACACTACCAAAGAGCACACCAGAGGTTACAGTGGGAAGAAAATCCCCTCAACGTACTGTATTGGAGTCAGAGGCTGATACCACAGAGGGTTTTTCCATAGATGTCCCCAGTCTACAGGAAGAGGGGTTGaacactgtccacacatcacTGATCCCAGACTTGCTAACAAAGGATAGAGTGGCCCCAGAGACAACAAACACTGCAGATCAGACCAATAACTTCCCCCAGACCCCTCAGtcaaacacagacacagatacagggacaggaacagagacagagagttctCCTAAAAGCACAAAGCCAACCTCCAGCATCAATGACATTAGCAAAGAGGTGGTCCTTAATCCTGTAAGGACCACAGGTGAGAGGGGAAGGTATGGAACAACAAACTCTGGACAGGTAACATTCTCCAACTCTGTCCCGTCGCAATCCAGAATCCCCTGGAATTCCAGGAGAAGGCCCGCCCAGAGGAGACGCATCAACAGACCCAGAGGACGACCCACCGCCCCACAGAATGCCCCAGGTCCAACCTCCCCTCGCCAGAATACCCCAGGTCCAACCTCCCCTCGCCAGAATACCCCAGGTCCAACCTCCCCTCACCAGAATACCCCAGGTCCAACCTCCCCTCGCCAGAATACCCCAGGTCCAACCTCCTCTCGCCAGAATACCCCAGGTCCAACCTCCTCTCGCCAGAATACCCCAGGTCCAACCTCCCCTCACCAGAATACCCCAGGTCCAACTTCCCTTCTCCACAATACACCCAGAGCAGCACTTGCAGACCCCAGGGAACTGCCAGCAGCTgctacaaccactactataactactgcTCCATCCTCTACTAGGATCACTGCTCCATCAAGCACATCCGTCTCCCCCCCTGCCTTCTTTCCTGCCTCtcccccccagacacacacagacagggtgaCTCACTCAGCAAACACTGCTTCTTGGCTCCCTGACAGGTCCCAAAcgactagcacacacacacagatttgcacacacactcacacacacattggcaAACATACACCCACAGTCACAACAACTagtacacacacagaccaacatacaCCCACAGTTACACACAGTGATACAGACAAACAGAGTTATGCTGAAACAGAGGTTCAGGTCTGGGCCACTCCAAAAGAGCAGGTTCCATCTGTCTTCAACCAACACAACCCAGAGGATATCAAAACAGCTCCCCCTCAGTCTGGAACCACACCAGGCAGAACAACACCTACTGGCACTGAGAAAGAACCCAGTGAGATAGAACCCCTCTACCCAGCTGCTGATGAAGATCCCAATGAGGAAGAACCACCAGCCACTGATGAAGAACCCAGTGAAATAGAACCACCAGCAACTGATGAGGAACACAGTGAGGTAGAACCACCAGCCACTGATGAAGAACACAGAGCGGTAGAACCACCAGCCACTGATGAAGAACACAGAGAGGTAGAACCACTAGCCACTGAtgaagaacacagagagagagaaccaccagCCACTGGtgaagaacacagagagagagaaccaccagCCACTGAtgaagaacacagagagagagaaccaccagCCACTGAtgaagaacacagagagagagaaccaccagCCACTGATGAAGAACACAGAGAGATGGAACCACCAGCCACTGAtgaagaacacagagagagagaaccaccagCCACTGAtgaagaacacagagagagagaaccaccagCCACTGAtgaagaacacagagagagagaaccaccagCCACTGAtgaagaacacagagagagagaaccaccagCCACTGATGAAGAACACAGAGAGATGGAACCACCAGCCACTGATGAAGAACACAGAGAGATGGAACCACCAGCCACTGAtgaagaacacagagagagagaaccaccagCCACTGAtgaagaacacagagagacgGAACCACCAGCCACTGATGAAGAACACAGAGAGATGGAACCACCAGCCACTGAtgaagaacacagagagagagaaccaccagCCACTGAtgaagaacacagagagagagaaccaccagCCACTGATGAAGAACACAGAGAGATGGAACCACCAGCCACTGATGAAGAACACAGAGAGATGGAAACACCAGCCACTGATGAAGAACACAGAGAGATGGAACCAGTCTATCTAGCACCTGATAAACCAGAGGAGAGACAGCCAGAGTCAGAAATAAACAGCTCTCTTTCATCTACAACACAACTACTGTCCCCAAACACAACTGATACAGTAGCTGCCACTGTTTCAGCCATCACCTCCTCTACAGTCATCACCTCCATTAGAAGAACTAACACTATAACtattcctacaactactaccactattcctacaactactaccactattcctacaactactaccactattcctacaactactaccactattcctacaactactaccactattcctacaactactaccactattcctacaactactaccactattcctacaactactaccactattcctacaactactaccactattcccacaactactaccactattcctacaactactaccactattcctacaactactaccactattcctacaactactaccactattcctacaactactaccactattcccacaactactaccacaactactaccactattcctacaactactaccactattcctacaactactaccactattcccacaactactaccactattcccacaactactaccactattcccacaactactaccactattcctacaactactaccactattcctacaactactactaccactcctactactacaaCAGTCTGGAGGAATCCTGGGCTAAACTCCATCCCAGACTCACATGGCAGTCGCTACCACCCCCCACCTTACCCCAACTACCCACAACACCTTATCACTAGGCCTGACCCAGTCAGAACTCCACCCCCAATAAAACACGCACCCTCTCTCCCACACCATGTCAACCCCAAACTTCTTCTCCCAGACATTTTAGAGACCCCTTCCTCTGTAGTCCCCACCACAAGAGCTCCGTCCAGCCCCCCCAACACCTCCCCACCCACCACAGACCCTCAGGCCGAGGTCAACACTTGCTCTACTCCtcgttcccctcccctctctccacaccGTAGTGTGACTGCCCAACGCCTCCCTCAGAGCCCTGTCCTGCGTGTCAGGCCCCTTATCACTCCCCCCCACGTGCGCTCCATGTCTGTCCCAGCTGAGAGTGACGCCCTCCTGCCATGCGAGGCCATTGGACAGCCTCCTCCGACAATCACCTGGATCAAGGTCTCCACAGGTACGCCACATACTCTACTCtcaattctacacacaatacatgcTACTGTCACTCACATACATATAATACGTACTTTGTCATACATACACCTTACtcaatgcactcactactgtcacACAATACGCCACtcaatatgtacagttgaagttggaggtttacatacaccttagccaaatacatctaaactcagtttttcacaattcctgacagttaatcctagtaaaaattccctgtattaggtcagttaggatcaccactttattttaagaatgtgaaatgtcagaataatagtagagagaatgatttatttcagcttttatttctttcatcatattcccagtgggtcagaagcttacaaacactcaattagtatttggtagcattgccttttaaattgtttcagttgggtcaaacgttttgggtagccttccacaagcttcccacaataagttgggtgaattttggcccattcctcctgacagagctgagtcgggattgtaggcctctttgctcgcacacgctttttcagttctgcccacaaatttctatagggttgaggtcagggctttgtgatggccactccaataccttgactttgttgtccttaagccattttgccacaactttggaagtatgcttggggtcattgtccatttgaagacccatttgcgaccacataattttcctccctcatgatgccatctattttgtgaagcgcaccagtccctcctgtagcaaagcaccccaacaacattatgctgccaccaccgtgcttcatggttgggatggtattcttcggcttgcaagcctccccttttttcctccaaacataataatggtcattatggccaaacagttctatttttgtttcatcagacccgaggacatttctccaaaaagtacgatctttgtccccatgtgcagttgcaaaccgtagtctggcttttttatggcggttttggagcagtggcttcttccttgctgagtggcctttcaggttatgtcgatataggactcgttttactgtggatatagatacttttgtatcagtttcctccagcatcttcacaaggtcctttgctgttgttctgggattgatttgcacttttcgcaccaaagtacgttcatctctaggagacagaacatgccgctccttcctgagcggtatgatggctgtgtggtcccatggtgtttattcttgcgtactattgtttgtacagatgaacgtggtactttcaggcgtttggaaattgctcccaaggatgatccagacttgtggatgtctacaattctttttctaaggtcttggctgatttcttttgattttctcatgatgtcaagcaaagaggcactgtttgaaggtaggccttgaaatacatccacaggtacacctccaattgactcaaatgatgtcaattagcctatcagaagcttctaaagccatgaaatcattttctggaattttccaagctgtttaaaggcacagtca
The DNA window shown above is from Salmo salar chromosome ssa25, Ssal_v3.1, whole genome shotgun sequence and carries:
- the LOC106586506 gene encoding matrix-remodeling-associated protein 5; its protein translation is MVPSVCGVSLAVALLTLVSPGCACPLPCSCYQPTELHCTFRSLVNIPQPLPQHTLHINLGFNSISRIPDSSLAGLRRLALLMLHGNDIHEIPDGAFQDLSSLQVLKLSYNKLREISAKSFSGLSSLQRLHLDHNWLQSLHPQALLRLPNLRLIRLQGNRLHQLHPQAFCTLSLLQTFCYSTLRHLDVSNNSLTNLPRDILRTAPLLESLALQANPWTCDCSMAWLQAWSISHLGLLKCPGPQCLVCASPNHLKGRGLLQQKDLSCTSPVIATNSRASSQEDGEIQSIETFREALGHAFLGMSDQQGNAVDLKCNITHSSQTPDITPPQLSSSFTPLSLSLSLSLVCGVDGHSYERLWRLMAYYSETPARLQREIMLSKAPTLAYRYRQRAEREGYYHTGVRASVQAQPAWLLQPHVSLQFNRAQSSTHRVKLTLSTLVSAPPDPPSPHPWVLIQTNHTHTAFTAATDSQVHLPCPVLSSAADLSSGDPRLQWVFPDGSTVSFPYHSSDGRVRVSGQGLILQRVDHSDAGLYYCVARAGGNVDVLPLRLVVVESSNPPPGEELGPAVTGLVGDPVSLPCEASGSPRVEVNWVLPDGGVVGSRNKGRRTGEAGVTVLANGTLSLPFPGQRDAGLYRCVAVNQHGADSHSTRLILTPRPSDTSSRMRYPMRPQSLVGLSNRVPAPLGVKEVEEGVSGNDKGGEENILSTRAGNTRRRGLRPKPPLTRRPPIRSHMVRVEGGGPPQRGRRPLRRGFPVEQKRNRLEGRRRFNLAKHKIDPQKWAELLAKIRERTAPKITDSLYISTPTRTRTTTSAPPTRAKTTTSTPTEAKETTSTPTEAKTSTSTPTEAKTTTSTPTEAKTTTSTPTEAKTTTSTPTEAKTTTSTPTEAKTTTSTPTEAKTTTSTPTEAKTTTSTPTEAKTTTSTPTEAKTTRIKPGSTQPKTTQPNITLPNTTLPKSTPEVTVGRKSPQRTVLESEADTTEGFSIDVPSLQEEGLNTVHTSLIPDLLTKDRVAPETTNTADQTNNFPQTPQSNTDTDTGTGTETESSPKSTKPTSSINDISKEVVLNPVRTTGERGRYGTTNSGQVTFSNSVPSQSRIPWNSRRRPAQRRRINRPRGRPTAPQNAPGPTSPRQNTPGPTSPRQNTPGPTSPHQNTPGPTSPRQNTPGPTSSRQNTPGPTSSRQNTPGPTSPHQNTPGPTSLLHNTPRAALADPRELPAAATTTTITTAPSSTRITAPSSTSVSPPAFFPASPPQTHTDRVTHSANTASWLPDRSQTTSTHTQICTHTHTHIGKHTPTVTTTSTHTDQHTPTVTHSDTDKQSYAETEVQVWATPKEQVPSVFNQHNPEDIKTAPPQSGTTPGRTTPTGTEKEPSEIEPLYPAADEDPNEEEPPATDEEPSEIEPPATDEEHSEVEPPATDEEHRAVEPPATDEEHREVEPLATDEEHREREPPATGEEHREREPPATDEEHREREPPATDEEHREREPPATDEEHREMEPPATDEEHREREPPATDEEHREREPPATDEEHREREPPATDEEHREREPPATDEEHREMEPPATDEEHREMEPPATDEEHREREPPATDEEHRETEPPATDEEHREMEPPATDEEHREREPPATDEEHREREPPATDEEHREMEPPATDEEHREMETPATDEEHREMEPVYLAPDKPEERQPESEINSSLSSTTQLLSPNTTDTVAATVSAITSSTVITSIRRTNTITIPTTTTTIPTTTTTIPTTTTTIPTTTTTIPTTTTTITTIPTTTTTIPTTTTTIPTTTTTIPTTTTTIPTTTTTIPTTTTTIPTTTTTTPTTTTVWRNPGLNSIPDSHGSRYHPPPYPNYPQHLITRPDPVRTPPPIKHAPSLPHHVNPKLLLPDILETPSSVVPTTRAPSSPPNTSPPTTDPQAEVNTCSTPRSPPLSPHRSVTAQRLPQSPVLRVRPLITPPHVRSMSVPAESDALLPCEAIGQPPPTITWIKVSTGAVISLDTKAERFQVLPNGTFLIRSVQVQDRGTYICSAQNSVGLDRAMVTLEVWSRPPRIQLPTHREATVHQGGEVRWECQAQGVPAPLLSWVLPDRSILTPDLNSNPAHGPHPRVSIFPNGTLRIVAVGPADRGLYRCVASNPAGASSLSVRLHVSFLPPAIQQLREERVTQPAGMPVYAHCSARGAPAPSIRWRTPDGTLLLPSQFLNGNLFVLPNATLLIRKLSTKDSGSYECLATNAVGGDKRTVRVLVTGDEGGGVVSTDKTTSSSSINSNSDLNPSSAILNPPLRPSSPLSKAKILSTSPSNSIVAYGETLLLQCSATGNPEPRVVWRVPGKKLVDAHYSFDKRMKVHYNGTLYIQSVTEKDGGDYLCVARNKMADDYRLLRVTVVTKPAKPAKIEPKQPSNQKVVSYGAALQVDCLATGQPDPAVSWSLPDGTSVNSVLLQGEVKGGRRRRLVVFDNGTLFLPSVRMGEEGEYVCHAENQMGRDSMRVMIKVLTSPPSFPRTRYQVIKVQQGGVVALNCGAKGEPIPTITWFSPINRVIPVGGSGPVVVRPDGSLVIQGARVADGGNYTCRASNVAGERSRVMGVEVSMTPPSFTLNGARGGLDGTDRHTAVGSGSGLSAVITISQSAGRVQSGSTGNGVSSGNGVINNEVSHNGVSNVGDQKVSALRGQTVLLPCPSQGFPPPRLAWLLPSNGVLPAPYYGSRLTVHRNGTLELRGVRASDAGLLVCVARGERGEAQIMVHLEVLDTQDPPRSRGPVTTGKPRPVGPVSTETSRPVGLVSTEKHHPVGPVSIEKPRPVGPVSTEKPHPVGPVSTEKPHPVGPVSAEKPRSGFAVTEETPHPRGPVTTEKPHLGGQVSTETPHPVGGDKRTVPGVPFRGNTPRPRGPVAEAARSGILERKPVVISRSASLVSIISGENLRLPCPQRDSPSQSSSQTQSLTWTLPSGVIVSRGQTAGMGQYSILDDGTLTVQQASVFDRGTYSCRTTNQDTLSILTVPVIVIAYPPRITNGPPPLTYTRPGVAVQLTCNVIATPRATITWEMPDQSQLRVTGQARLYGNRYLSPQGSLVIQNPTSRDTGFYRCTARNVIGTDTKATYLHVI